In Cottoperca gobio unplaced genomic scaffold, fCotGob3.1 fCotGob3_292arrow_ctg1, whole genome shotgun sequence, one genomic interval encodes:
- the LOC115005285 gene encoding phosducin-like produces MMSGSTQEEEELPANHTGPKGVINDWRRFKLDSVDQTVPQSKRELLRQMSSPREDDKERLNRKMSVQEYEMIQEEDERCLKRYRKQCMQEMHERLSFGPTFEEVYELETGEAFLEVIEKEHRLTLVVVHIYQHGVEGCEQLNSCLDCLALEYSSIKFCRIDAVATGAAERFSPEVLPALLVYKAGELLGNFLAVTKHFNEDFFATDVEGFLNEYGLLPEKEFTACADDEDEGGDVE; encoded by the exons ATGATGTCTGGCTCTACccaggaagaagaggagttgCCTGCCAATCACACAG GTCCAAAAGGTGTAATTAATGACTGGAGAAGGTTTAAGTTGGACAGTGTGGATCAAACTGTCCCTCAAAGCAAGAGAGAGCTGCTCAGACAAATGTCAAGTCCACGAGAGGATGACAAGGAGAGACTCAACAGGAAG ATGAGTGTTCAGGAGTACGAAATGATCCAAGAAGAGGATGAGCGTTGCCTGAAACGCTACAGAAAACAGTGTATGCAGGAAATGCACGAGCGCCTGAGCTTTGGTCCTACGTTTGAAGAAGTCTACGAACTCGAGACTGGAGAAGCCTTTCTAGAAGTCATAGAGAAGGAACATCGGTTGACCCTAGTGGTAGTCCACATATACCAGCACGGTGTCgaag GCTGTGAACAGTTGAACTCATGTCTGGACTGTCTGGCTTTGGAGTACTCCAGCATTAAATTTTGTCGCATTGATGCTGTGGCAACAGGCGCTGCTGAGCGCTTCTCCCCTGAG GTTCTTCCTGCCCTGCTGGTGTACAAAGCTGGTGAGTTACTGGGTAATTTCCTGGCTGTTACCAAACACTTCAATGAAGATTTCTTCGCAACGGATGTGGAGGGCTTCCTCAATGAATATGGCCTGTTACCTGAGAAGGAGTTCACAGCATGTGCTGATGATGAGGACGAAGGAGGTGACGTGGAATAG